Proteins encoded together in one Mannheimia haemolytica window:
- the feuB gene encoding Iron-uptake system permease protein FeuB: MFSFFRLNLFLLILLIPISASVGVADFHWSEIFHSSEQSQIFFISRLPRTLAVILVGATLAVAGMVLQIVLKNRFIEPSMIGASQSAAIGILLASLLFPTSALLLKMSIATLSALMGIGLFMLLIRQLPPHQQLMLPLIGIVFGNVIEAISTFIAYETDSLQVLSIWFSGDFSGILAGRYELLWITAILAVVVYVMADQLTIAGLGENISTNLGINYKQMTWLALIVVAMITAIVVVTVGQIPFIGLVVPNIVSRIAGDRLRKNLPAVVVLGANLVLICDILGRAINAPYEVPISTIFGIIGTVIFLYLLLKGKRAEEKARG; this comes from the coding sequence ATGTTCTCTTTTTTTAGATTAAATCTGTTTCTTTTAATATTACTCATTCCAATCAGTGCCAGTGTGGGCGTGGCAGATTTTCATTGGAGTGAAATTTTTCATTCTTCCGAACAAAGTCAGATCTTTTTTATCAGCCGTTTGCCAAGAACGCTTGCGGTGATCTTAGTCGGTGCAACATTAGCTGTTGCAGGTATGGTGCTACAAATTGTGCTGAAAAACCGTTTTATTGAACCCAGTATGATTGGTGCCAGCCAAAGTGCAGCGATTGGTATTTTGCTTGCAAGTTTACTTTTCCCAACATCAGCATTACTGTTGAAAATGTCTATTGCGACATTAAGTGCATTAATGGGAATAGGGCTTTTTATGTTACTCATTCGCCAATTACCGCCTCATCAACAATTAATGCTGCCATTAATCGGGATCGTTTTTGGTAATGTTATTGAAGCTATCAGCACTTTTATTGCTTATGAAACTGACAGCCTACAAGTGCTTTCGATTTGGTTTTCGGGGGATTTCTCCGGTATTTTGGCAGGTCGGTATGAACTGCTTTGGATTACCGCTATTCTGGCTGTTGTGGTTTATGTGATGGCAGATCAATTAACCATTGCAGGCCTTGGTGAAAATATTAGTACCAACTTAGGCATTAACTACAAACAAATGACTTGGCTTGCCTTAATTGTGGTGGCGATGATTACCGCTATTGTCGTGGTGACGGTTGGACAGATTCCGTTTATCGGCTTGGTCGTCCCTAATATTGTCTCTCGCATAGCAGGTGACCGATTGCGTAAAAATCTGCCTGCGGTCGTGGTGTTAGGTGCGAATTTAGTCCTGATTTGTGACATTTTAGGGCGAGCCATCAATGCCCCTTATGAAGTGCCGATTTCTACTATTTTTGGGATTATTGGGACAGTGATTTTCCTCTATTTATTGCTCAAAGGGAAACGGGCTGAGGAGAAGGCTCGTGGTTAG
- the feuC_1 gene encoding Iron-uptake system permease protein FeuC, whose amino-acid sequence MTYNAKGNWDFILQLRGKKLILLCTIAYTIGISTLLFQTLTHNPILTPSILGFDSLYLLLQTSLVFLFGGLGFTQLDPSYKFFFETLLMLGASILLFSSLNKNRSDLTRMILIGVIFGVLFRSLNNLLQRMIDPTEFAVAQGSSFASFNLTTPSLLWIGAIIALLSAIWIWLQRHKLDILLLGKDKAIGLGLEYHQFSRQLLICCGLLVSVSTALVGPILFLGLLVCAIVNAISPTVCHSVRMPMTFLISAITLILGQAIFEQVLKMQGVLSVVIEFIGGIVFIYLILKRKK is encoded by the coding sequence ATGACCTATAATGCGAAAGGTAATTGGGACTTTATATTGCAACTGCGTGGCAAAAAGCTTATTTTGCTCTGTACTATTGCTTATACGATTGGTATTTCGACCCTGTTATTCCAAACACTCACACATAATCCTATTTTAACCCCAAGTATTTTGGGGTTCGATTCGCTCTACTTGTTATTGCAAACCTCGTTAGTATTTTTATTTGGCGGTTTAGGCTTTACTCAGTTAGACCCAAGCTATAAGTTTTTCTTTGAAACCTTGTTAATGCTAGGAGCATCAATATTATTGTTTAGCTCACTGAATAAAAATAGATCCGATTTAACCCGAATGATTTTAATTGGGGTCATCTTTGGCGTCTTATTTAGGAGCCTAAATAATTTGTTGCAACGTATGATCGACCCAACAGAGTTTGCCGTTGCTCAAGGCTCTTCTTTTGCCTCATTTAACCTGACTACCCCCTCATTACTTTGGATTGGTGCTATTATCGCCCTTCTCTCTGCCATTTGGATCTGGTTACAACGGCATAAATTAGATATTTTGTTACTCGGCAAAGATAAGGCGATTGGGCTTGGATTAGAATATCATCAATTTTCACGTCAATTACTAATCTGTTGTGGGTTGTTGGTATCTGTTTCAACCGCACTTGTCGGCCCGATTCTATTTCTTGGGCTACTTGTTTGTGCCATTGTGAATGCCATTAGCCCGACCGTTTGCCATAGCGTACGAATGCCAATGACTTTTTTAATCTCTGCCATCACCTTAATTTTAGGGCAAGCAATCTTCGAGCAAGTGCTGAAAATGCAAGGGGTTCTGAGTGTCGTTATTGAATTTATTGGCGGTATAGTCTTTATTTATCTCATCTTAAAACGGAAAAAATAA